From the genome of Bacteroides sp. MSB163, one region includes:
- the uxuA gene encoding mannonate dehydratase, protein MEKTWRWFGKKDKITLDMLRQIGVEGIVTALHDVPNGEIWTEEAINDLKTYIESYGLRWSVVESLPVCEAIKYAGPEREQLIENYKVSLANLGKCGVKTVCYNFMPVIDWIRTDLQHPWTDGTSSLYFDRVRFAYFDLRILGREGAEKDYSAEELAKVAELDKTITEAEKDDLIDTIIVKTQGFVNGNIKEGDKNPVNIFKKLLALYKGIDRNMLRENMRYFLAAIMPVCEEYGVNMCVHPDDPPFQVLGLPRIVTNEADIAWFLNAVDNPHNGLTFCAGSLSAGEHNDTRELAKKFAKRTHFVHLRSTAAMSGGNFIESSHLTGRGHLIDLIRIFEKENPGLPMRVDHGRMMLGDEDKGYNPGYSFHGRMLALAQVEGMMAVVQDEINN, encoded by the coding sequence ATGGAAAAAACCTGGAGATGGTTTGGCAAGAAAGACAAGATCACGCTCGACATGCTGCGGCAAATCGGTGTGGAAGGAATTGTGACCGCCTTGCACGATGTGCCCAATGGTGAAATATGGACCGAAGAGGCTATCAACGATCTGAAAACCTATATCGAGTCTTACGGCCTGCGCTGGTCTGTAGTAGAAAGCCTGCCTGTTTGCGAAGCGATCAAGTATGCCGGACCGGAACGCGAACAATTGATAGAAAACTATAAAGTTAGTCTGGCAAACTTGGGCAAGTGCGGTGTGAAAACCGTATGCTATAACTTTATGCCCGTTATCGACTGGATACGCACGGATTTGCAACATCCTTGGACAGACGGTACTTCGTCACTCTATTTCGACCGTGTTCGCTTCGCTTACTTCGACCTTCGAATCCTCGGACGCGAAGGAGCCGAAAAGGACTATTCCGCCGAAGAACTGGCAAAGGTTGCAGAACTGGACAAGACCATTACCGAAGCAGAAAAGGATGATCTCATCGACACGATCATCGTAAAGACGCAAGGTTTCGTCAACGGAAATATCAAAGAAGGAGATAAGAATCCGGTGAACATCTTCAAGAAGCTGTTGGCCCTCTATAAAGGCATCGACCGTAATATGCTGCGCGAGAACATGCGTTATTTTCTCGCCGCCATCATGCCTGTCTGCGAAGAATATGGTGTGAATATGTGCGTGCATCCCGATGATCCTCCGTTCCAAGTGTTAGGTTTACCGCGTATTGTCACCAACGAAGCGGACATCGCCTGGTTCCTGAATGCAGTGGATAACCCGCACAACGGACTGACCTTCTGTGCCGGTTCCCTCAGTGCAGGCGAGCATAACGATACCCGTGAACTGGCAAAGAAATTCGCCAAACGTACTCACTTTGTCCACCTGCGCAGCACGGCTGCCATGTCCGGAGGCAATTTTATAGAAAGCTCGCACCTGACCGGACGCGGCCATCTGATTGACCTCATCCGCATCTTTGAGAAAGAAAATCCGGGACTTCCTATGCGCGTAGACCACGGACGGATGATGCTGGGTGACGAAGACAAGGGATATAACCCCGGATATTCATTCCACGGCCGTATGCTGGCATTGGCACAGGTAGAAGGAATGATGGCTGTAGTGCAAGACGAAATAAACAATTAA
- a CDS encoding AAA family ATPase, which translates to MNWKLTDNKNWDSLEQQFRWVQDMNFVVQHHLHHEEGSVAVHTRMVLEALQQQPEYRALPAQEQEILWTAALLHDVEKRSTSVDEGSGIITSKGHAKRGEYTARTILYRDIPTPFHIREKIAALVRYHGLPVWLMERENPVKKLCEASLRVDTRLLKMLAVADIQGRICKDKPALMEAAELFEMLCREQDCWGKARSFATDHARFQYFHAENGYIDYIPHDNFQCEVILLSGLPGMGKDHYIRTLPQDIPVISLDTIRRKHKVSPTDKAANGRVVQEAKETARNYLRKEQGFVWNATNTSKQMRSQLIDLFITYGARVKIVYIEKPYEVWRKQNREREFMVPEAVLDAMLGKLEVPQLGEAHEVVYSV; encoded by the coding sequence ATGAATTGGAAACTGACAGATAATAAAAATTGGGACTCACTGGAACAACAGTTCCGGTGGGTACAAGATATGAACTTCGTAGTGCAGCACCATTTGCATCACGAAGAAGGTAGTGTGGCCGTGCATACCCGCATGGTACTGGAGGCATTGCAGCAACAGCCGGAATACCGGGCTTTGCCCGCACAGGAACAGGAAATATTGTGGACGGCAGCTTTACTTCATGACGTGGAGAAACGTTCTACTTCGGTAGATGAAGGAAGCGGTATTATCACTTCCAAGGGACATGCCAAACGTGGGGAATATACGGCACGCACGATCCTTTACAGGGATATTCCTACTCCGTTTCATATCCGAGAAAAGATTGCTGCGCTGGTGCGTTATCATGGTTTGCCGGTTTGGCTTATGGAGCGGGAGAATCCTGTAAAGAAGCTGTGCGAAGCATCTCTCAGAGTGGATACACGTTTACTGAAAATGCTTGCTGTGGCGGATATTCAGGGACGTATCTGCAAAGATAAGCCTGCATTGATGGAAGCTGCCGAGTTATTCGAGATGCTTTGCCGTGAACAAGATTGCTGGGGAAAGGCACGAAGCTTTGCAACGGATCATGCCCGCTTTCAGTACTTTCATGCTGAGAATGGGTATATAGATTACATTCCGCATGATAATTTCCAGTGTGAAGTTATCTTATTGTCCGGTCTGCCGGGGATGGGGAAAGATCATTATATCCGTACATTGCCGCAGGATATTCCTGTGATAAGCCTCGATACTATCCGGCGAAAGCATAAAGTTAGCCCTACGGATAAAGCTGCCAATGGCAGGGTGGTACAGGAAGCCAAGGAAACAGCTCGCAACTATCTGCGTAAAGAGCAAGGGTTTGTATGGAATGCAACCAATACCTCAAAACAAATGCGCTCGCAACTGATTGATTTATTCATTACTTATGGAGCCAGAGTGAAGATTGTCTATATCGAAAAGCCGTATGAGGTATGGAGGAAGCAAAATCGTGAACGGGAATTTATGGTTCCGGAGGCGGTACTGGATGCAATGCTCGGGAAGCTGGAAGTTCCACAACTGGGGGAGGCACATGAGGTGGTGTATTCTGTCTGA
- a CDS encoding Crp/Fnr family transcriptional regulator — MGEFNIYNEILDFSDFIHLFLNKGKKITLEKNEYFCRAEENFPFVAYLEKGAFRYTCDDSDGKEHILSYAFENEILGNYSPLQNNCYAISNIQAVQSSVIYTLSISEINSYFNSSMDAQFLGRRIAEVVLFSMAQRLKSLYCDTPEERYLSLVAKCPDILNRITLREMASYLMITPETLSRIRKRIILKSKS; from the coding sequence ATGGGAGAATTCAATATATACAATGAAATACTCGATTTTAGCGATTTCATTCATCTATTTCTTAATAAGGGTAAGAAAATTACCTTAGAAAAGAACGAGTATTTTTGCAGGGCAGAAGAGAATTTCCCTTTTGTAGCTTATCTTGAGAAAGGTGCATTCAGATACACCTGTGATGATTCCGATGGAAAAGAGCATATTTTGTCTTATGCATTTGAGAACGAAATTCTCGGCAATTATTCGCCTTTACAGAATAATTGTTACGCAATTTCTAATATACAAGCTGTTCAAAGTTCCGTCATATATACACTTTCTATATCTGAGATAAATTCATATTTCAATAGTAGCATGGATGCTCAGTTTCTTGGCAGAAGGATAGCAGAAGTTGTTCTTTTTTCAATGGCACAGAGACTTAAATCTCTATATTGCGATACTCCGGAAGAACGGTATCTATCATTAGTCGCCAAATGTCCTGATATACTAAACAGGATAACACTCAGAGAAATGGCTTCATATTTAATGATAACGCCGGAAACCTTGAGCCGGATTAGAAAAAGAATTATATTGAAAAGCAAATCTTGA
- a CDS encoding RtcB family protein: MGIRLKDLSKLGYRDNVARSLAVAIVGKHCKHQSKEQIIKTLSDVLENPDTYKENETWGKLAEHLSPTLIEKKFTAYDLLDEPLPYKTYGGKFIETLAKQQMNLAMRLPVSIAGALMPDAHAGYGLPIGGVLATDNAVIPYAVGVDIGCRMSLTVFDAKADYLKRYSHQIKEALKNYTHFGMEGGLTFAQEHEVTEREEFRLTSLLRDLHGKAIRQLGSSGGGNHFVEFGELLLQGENVLGLPEGNYMALLSHSGSRGLGAAIAMHYSRIAREVCKLPREAQHFAWLDLDSEEGQEYWMSMNLAGDYARACHEQIHLNLSKALDLKPIANVNNHHNFAWKEEIAPGRTAIVHRKGATPAQAGQPGLIPGSMATPGYLVAGRGVKESLCSASHGAGRAMSRQKAKESFTQSAMKKFLSQAGVTLIGGSIEEMPLAYKNIDRVMQPQETLVEVQGKFIPRIVRMNKE, translated from the coding sequence ATGGGAATACGATTAAAAGATTTAAGTAAGCTGGGATATAGAGACAATGTAGCACGCAGTCTGGCAGTAGCCATCGTCGGCAAACATTGCAAGCACCAAAGCAAAGAACAGATTATCAAGACACTGAGCGATGTGCTGGAAAACCCCGATACTTATAAAGAGAATGAGACATGGGGCAAACTGGCCGAACACCTGTCCCCCACTCTCATTGAAAAGAAGTTCACAGCATACGACTTGCTCGACGAGCCGTTGCCCTATAAAACCTATGGCGGCAAGTTCATAGAAACCCTTGCCAAACAGCAGATGAATCTGGCTATGAGGCTCCCCGTCAGCATAGCCGGTGCACTGATGCCCGATGCACATGCCGGATACGGTCTGCCCATCGGTGGTGTACTCGCCACGGACAATGCCGTCATCCCCTATGCCGTAGGGGTGGATATCGGTTGTCGGATGAGTCTGACGGTGTTCGATGCCAAAGCGGATTATCTGAAAAGATACTCGCATCAGATAAAAGAGGCACTGAAAAACTACACCCACTTCGGCATGGAGGGCGGCCTGACCTTTGCACAGGAGCATGAAGTGACAGAACGGGAAGAATTCCGTTTGACATCTCTCCTGAGGGACTTGCACGGAAAGGCCATCCGCCAGTTGGGCAGCTCCGGTGGTGGGAATCATTTCGTGGAGTTCGGAGAGCTTCTTCTGCAAGGAGAAAATGTGCTGGGACTGCCCGAAGGCAATTATATGGCATTGCTGTCACATTCCGGTTCGCGCGGACTGGGAGCAGCTATCGCCATGCATTACAGCCGGATAGCCCGTGAAGTCTGCAAACTGCCACGTGAAGCGCAGCATTTTGCCTGGCTCGATTTGGACTCGGAAGAAGGACAGGAATACTGGATGAGCATGAACCTGGCGGGCGACTACGCCCGTGCCTGTCACGAACAGATTCATCTGAACCTCTCGAAAGCTCTTGACCTGAAGCCAATAGCGAACGTGAACAATCACCACAACTTCGCCTGGAAAGAGGAGATTGCACCCGGACGCACCGCCATCGTGCATCGCAAAGGGGCCACTCCTGCACAGGCAGGACAACCGGGACTTATCCCCGGAAGTATGGCAACTCCCGGTTACCTGGTAGCAGGTCGGGGTGTGAAGGAGTCGTTATGTTCCGCTTCGCACGGTGCCGGACGGGCTATGTCACGCCAGAAGGCAAAGGAGAGTTTCACCCAGTCGGCTATGAAGAAATTTCTCTCGCAGGCTGGGGTCACACTGATTGGGGGCAGCATCGAAGAGATGCCGTTAGCCTACAAGAACATAGACCGGGTGATGCAACCTCAGGAGACATTGGTAGAAGTGCAGGGCAAATTCATACCGCGCATTGTAAGGATGAATAAAGAGTAA
- a CDS encoding Gfo/Idh/MocA family protein — MKNEPPTHVLGLAHPPIPVVRIGLIGLGNRGLLTLERYMLIEHVEIKALCEIRPGNLAKGQALLTKGGHPAATGYTGENGWQQMCYNPDIDLIIICTDWLTHTPMATYAMRQGKHVAIEVPAAMTVAECWQLVDTAERTRRHCIMLENCCYDAFALTTLNMARQGLFGEIMHVEGAYIHDLRSMYFSDENQGGFHNHWNKAYCMEHTGNPYPTHGLGPVCQILNIHRGDRLNYLVSMSTHQAGMTEYARLTFGKESPEAQQAYLLGDMNTTLIHTVKGKTIQLQYCTVHPRPYSRSHTICGTQGFAQKYPVATISLEDAHSGGGLGTAAGKVASVTTEELLQRYQHPFTATIGKESALKGAPNEMNYIMDYRLIYCLHHGLPLDMDVYDAAEWSCITELSEQSVLNGSRPVEIPDFTRGAWKTFPSVSRQEEKQITL; from the coding sequence ATGAAAAATGAACCTCCTACTCATGTCCTGGGCCTGGCTCATCCTCCTATTCCCGTTGTACGCATCGGACTCATAGGTTTAGGCAATCGCGGATTACTCACACTGGAGCGTTATATGCTCATAGAACACGTAGAGATCAAAGCTTTGTGTGAGATACGTCCCGGAAACCTGGCAAAAGGACAAGCTCTACTGACAAAAGGCGGACATCCCGCCGCAACCGGTTATACCGGAGAAAACGGCTGGCAACAGATGTGTTACAACCCTGATATCGACCTCATCATTATATGTACGGACTGGCTGACGCATACCCCTATGGCCACCTATGCCATGAGGCAAGGCAAGCATGTCGCCATCGAAGTGCCCGCCGCCATGACCGTAGCCGAGTGCTGGCAACTGGTAGACACCGCTGAACGCACCCGCCGTCACTGCATCATGCTGGAAAATTGTTGCTATGATGCCTTTGCCCTGACCACGCTGAATATGGCAAGACAAGGTCTGTTCGGTGAAATCATGCACGTGGAAGGTGCTTATATACACGACCTGCGCTCCATGTACTTCAGCGATGAAAACCAAGGCGGTTTCCATAACCACTGGAACAAAGCTTACTGCATGGAACACACCGGAAACCCCTATCCCACTCACGGTTTAGGTCCCGTATGCCAGATCCTGAATATCCACCGGGGCGACCGTTTGAATTACCTTGTATCCATGTCCACCCACCAGGCGGGAATGACGGAATATGCCCGTCTCACTTTCGGCAAAGAATCTCCCGAAGCACAACAGGCTTACCTGTTGGGAGATATGAACACCACCCTCATCCATACCGTCAAGGGAAAAACCATCCAGTTACAATACTGCACCGTCCATCCGCGCCCTTACAGCCGTTCGCACACCATCTGCGGCACGCAAGGATTTGCACAGAAATACCCGGTAGCCACAATCAGTCTGGAAGATGCACATAGCGGAGGGGGGCTCGGTACAGCCGCCGGAAAGGTAGCCAGCGTAACCACTGAAGAACTCTTGCAACGCTATCAACATCCTTTTACAGCTACCATCGGCAAAGAAAGCGCCCTCAAAGGTGCCCCAAACGAGATGAACTATATCATGGATTACCGCCTCATCTACTGCCTGCACCACGGACTTCCTCTGGATATGGACGTTTACGATGCCGCCGAATGGTCGTGCATCACCGAGCTTAGTGAGCAATCGGTACTGAATGGCAGTCGCCCGGTAGAAATACCCGACTTCACGCGGGGCGCATGGAAGACTTTTCCCAGCGTTTCAAGACAGGAAGAAAAACAGATAACACTCTAA
- a CDS encoding AraC family transcriptional regulator, whose translation MDICRIYADFCMYAVAFLLSFLIFVCELNFAEYMRRPIINEKLPISESNPIKARHYDYDRFTYPWHFHSQYEIIYVKASHGLCFVGDCIEKFSAGDVILFGTNLPHYMRSNDIYGSENATSRVQGTIIQFEQNFMQYSFDYYPQFLQIKMLLEESKRGIIFPKQDATRVGELLSGFLLLSGFHQISGLLDLLQELAGCPQRKTLASLHYYEKFPTLGNKRIDKIISFINNNYTRNLKLNEIAGMASMNSSAFCRYFKENTGKTLLQYVMEMRVGYACKLLALGEMDISQIAVECGFDSITHFNRTFKQLVNLTPTQYRSNIMK comes from the coding sequence ATGGATATTTGCAGAATATATGCGGATTTTTGCATGTATGCGGTAGCATTTCTATTGTCTTTCCTTATCTTTGTGTGTGAATTAAACTTTGCAGAATATATGCGCCGACCGATTATAAATGAAAAGTTGCCTATATCGGAGTCGAATCCGATTAAGGCGCGGCATTACGATTATGATCGTTTCACTTATCCGTGGCATTTCCACAGCCAGTATGAAATTATTTACGTAAAGGCGAGTCATGGTCTGTGCTTTGTAGGCGACTGCATTGAGAAGTTCTCTGCGGGTGATGTGATTCTGTTCGGCACTAATTTACCCCATTACATGCGAAGCAATGATATTTATGGTTCGGAGAACGCCACTTCACGCGTGCAAGGGACTATCATTCAGTTTGAGCAGAACTTTATGCAGTATTCCTTTGATTATTATCCTCAGTTTCTGCAAATCAAAATGCTGTTGGAGGAATCGAAGAGAGGCATCATCTTTCCGAAACAGGATGCAACCCGGGTAGGGGAGTTACTCTCCGGCTTTCTTTTATTAAGTGGTTTTCATCAGATAAGCGGATTGCTGGATTTGTTGCAGGAGCTGGCTGGCTGTCCGCAAAGAAAGACGCTGGCAAGTCTGCATTATTACGAAAAGTTTCCTACGCTGGGGAACAAGCGGATTGATAAAATCATTTCCTTTATAAACAATAACTACACCCGTAACCTTAAATTGAATGAAATTGCCGGAATGGCGAGCATGAACTCTAGCGCCTTCTGTCGTTATTTCAAGGAGAATACAGGGAAGACGCTTTTGCAGTATGTGATGGAAATGCGTGTGGGATATGCTTGTAAGTTGTTAGCATTGGGAGAGATGGATATTTCGCAGATAGCTGTGGAATGTGGCTTCGATTCGATCACTCATTTCAATCGCACGTTTAAGCAGTTGGTTAATCTGACGCCGACGCAGTATAGGAGTAATATTATGAAATAA
- a CDS encoding nucleotidyltransferase domain-containing protein, with translation MKRPDIVRRIAEVVHRIAPDAKTILYGSEARGDAQVDSDIDLLILLDGDHLAPERELEITRHLYEVEVETGVIISPMVVLRRVWERITTPFSINVMKEGIVL, from the coding sequence ATGAAACGACCTGATATTGTTCGCCGGATTGCAGAAGTAGTGCATCGCATTGCTCCTGATGCAAAGACCATTCTCTATGGGTCCGAAGCTCGGGGAGATGCACAGGTAGATTCGGATATAGACTTACTTATATTGCTGGATGGTGATCATTTGGCACCTGAACGTGAATTGGAGATTACCCGTCATTTGTATGAAGTGGAAGTGGAGACCGGGGTGATTATCAGTCCGATGGTAGTATTGCGTCGTGTATGGGAAAGAATCACGACCCCATTCAGCATCAATGTAATGAAGGAAGGGATCGTGTTATGA
- a CDS encoding SDR family oxidoreductase, with the protein MNEQFSIAGKIAVITGAGGVLGGSIAKCFMEQGAKVVAVDIRQEQLDKRVEELKAYGEDVIGIVGNVLDIASLEKLADDIVAKWGRIDILLNIAGGNMPGATLAPDQNFFDMDVTCWEKVTNLNMNGTVYPSMVFSKVMAKQGKGCIVNVSSMAAYSAITRVPGYSAAKTAVANFTQWLASELALKYGDGIRVNAIAPGFFIGDQNRAVLINPDGSLTDRSKKVLAKTPMKRFGDINELNGAVQFLCSDAASFVTGALLPIDGGFSAFSGV; encoded by the coding sequence ATGAACGAACAATTCAGTATTGCAGGTAAAATAGCCGTTATCACCGGTGCAGGTGGTGTATTGGGTGGCAGCATTGCCAAATGTTTCATGGAGCAAGGCGCCAAAGTAGTAGCCGTTGACATCCGTCAGGAACAACTGGACAAACGTGTAGAAGAACTGAAAGCTTACGGTGAAGATGTGATCGGCATCGTAGGTAATGTATTGGACATCGCCAGCCTTGAAAAATTGGCTGATGACATCGTTGCCAAATGGGGACGTATCGACATCCTGCTCAACATTGCCGGTGGCAATATGCCGGGTGCTACGCTGGCTCCCGACCAGAACTTCTTCGACATGGACGTTACCTGCTGGGAGAAAGTGACTAATCTAAACATGAACGGAACCGTTTATCCTTCTATGGTATTCAGCAAAGTGATGGCCAAGCAAGGTAAGGGGTGTATCGTAAATGTATCTTCCATGGCTGCTTACAGTGCTATCACCCGCGTTCCGGGTTACTCGGCAGCCAAGACAGCTGTTGCTAACTTCACTCAGTGGCTGGCAAGCGAACTCGCACTGAAGTATGGAGACGGCATCCGTGTGAATGCTATCGCTCCGGGGTTCTTCATCGGTGACCAGAACCGTGCCGTGCTTATCAATCCTGACGGTTCGCTGACAGACCGCAGCAAGAAAGTTTTAGCCAAAACTCCGATGAAACGCTTTGGAGATATCAACGAACTGAACGGCGCCGTACAATTCCTGTGCAGCGATGCGGCAAGTTTCGTGACGGGTGCATTGCTGCCGATAGATGGCGGATTTAGTGCATTCAGCGGAGTATAA
- the ribH gene encoding 6,7-dimethyl-8-ribityllumazine synthase — protein MATAYHNLSDYDFNSVPDAKEMKFGIVVSEWNFNITGKLLEGAMNTLKKHGARDENILVKTVPGSFELIFGANQFIEYSNVDAVIAIGCVVRGDTPHFDYVCMGSTNGIAQLNATGNVPVIYGLITTNTMEQAEDRAGGKLGNKGDECAITAIKMIDFAWSLQK, from the coding sequence ATGGCAACAGCTTATCATAACCTTTCAGACTACGACTTCAACTCTGTTCCTGATGCTAAAGAAATGAAGTTCGGCATTGTTGTTTCTGAGTGGAACTTCAATATCACCGGAAAACTTTTAGAGGGTGCAATGAATACTTTAAAAAAACATGGTGCCAGAGACGAAAACATTTTGGTGAAAACAGTTCCGGGTAGCTTTGAATTAATTTTTGGAGCCAACCAATTCATTGAATATAGTAATGTGGATGCAGTTATTGCAATTGGTTGCGTAGTTAGAGGAGATACTCCACATTTTGACTATGTTTGTATGGGAAGCACCAACGGAATTGCCCAACTAAACGCAACTGGCAACGTACCAGTGATTTACGGATTAATTACCACCAATACGATGGAGCAAGCCGAGGACCGCGCCGGTGGCAAACTGGGTAACAAAGGTGACGAATGTGCAATTACTGCAATAAAAATGATCGATTTCGCTTGGAGTTTACAAAAATAG
- a CDS encoding tetratricopeptide repeat protein, whose protein sequence is MAEQKKANEALNVEEALSQSEAFLIKNKKAIIGAVVAVIIIVAGIVMYKNLYAEPREEKAQAALFKGQEYFEADLYEQALNGDSIGFVGFAKIADEYSGTKAANLAKAYMGICYAHLGQYEAAVKALDSFSGKDQMIAPAMKGAMGNCYAQLGQLDKAASMLLSAADEADNNSLSPIYLQQAGEILVKQGKYDDAIKAYTKIKDKYFRSYQSMDIDKYIEQAKLLKK, encoded by the coding sequence ATGGCAGAACAAAAGAAAGCTAACGAAGCCCTGAATGTGGAAGAAGCATTGTCACAATCGGAGGCATTTCTCATTAAAAACAAAAAGGCAATTATCGGCGCTGTAGTAGCAGTAATTATCATCGTAGCCGGTATAGTAATGTACAAGAACCTTTATGCTGAACCGCGCGAAGAAAAGGCACAGGCTGCATTGTTCAAAGGACAGGAATACTTTGAGGCCGACCTTTACGAACAGGCATTGAATGGCGACAGTATCGGATTCGTAGGTTTCGCTAAAATTGCTGACGAATACAGTGGAACCAAAGCTGCCAACCTGGCAAAAGCATATATGGGTATCTGCTACGCTCACCTGGGACAATACGAAGCTGCAGTGAAAGCACTGGATAGCTTCAGCGGAAAAGACCAGATGATAGCTCCTGCAATGAAAGGTGCAATGGGTAACTGCTACGCACAATTAGGCCAGCTGGACAAAGCTGCTTCTATGTTGCTGAGCGCTGCAGACGAAGCTGATAACAATTCACTCAGTCCTATCTACTTGCAACAAGCCGGAGAAATCCTCGTTAAGCAAGGCAAGTATGACGACGCTATCAAAGCATATACCAAGATTAAGGACAAATATTTCCGTTCTTACCAGTCAATGGATATCGATAAGTACATCGAACAAGCCAAACTGCTGAAGAAGTAA
- a CDS encoding RNA ligase family protein, with the protein MLSEKYGRTYHYPFSPGTTSDDRINHTYWEDIQQIETLIHTEKLDGENNCLSRHGVFARSHAAPTTSPWTRELRERWELMKNDLGDIEIFGENLYAIHSIEYRKLKTHFYVFAVRCLDQWLSWEEVKFYAALFDLPTVPELRVETVEGLTREALQQQVVSLAQEPGVFGTRDPQTGADCTREGVVTRNIDEYPVSEFARNVFKYVRKGHVKTDEHWTRNWKRARLIWEIGKEE; encoded by the coding sequence ATGTTATCAGAAAAATATGGTCGCACGTATCATTATCCGTTTTCTCCCGGAACGACTAGTGACGACCGCATCAACCATACGTATTGGGAAGACATTCAACAGATAGAAACCCTGATACACACCGAAAAGCTGGACGGAGAAAATAATTGTCTGAGCCGCCACGGTGTATTTGCCCGCTCGCATGCAGCACCCACCACCTCACCGTGGACCAGGGAGCTGCGCGAGCGTTGGGAACTCATGAAAAACGATTTGGGGGACATCGAGATATTCGGTGAAAACCTGTATGCCATACATTCGATAGAGTATCGCAAACTGAAAACACACTTTTATGTGTTTGCCGTACGCTGTCTGGATCAGTGGCTGTCGTGGGAGGAAGTGAAATTCTATGCCGCTCTGTTCGACTTGCCTACGGTGCCCGAATTACGAGTGGAAACGGTAGAAGGATTGACGCGGGAAGCATTGCAGCAACAGGTCGTTAGTCTGGCGCAAGAGCCGGGTGTGTTCGGGACACGCGATCCGCAAACAGGTGCAGATTGTACCCGCGAAGGTGTAGTCACCCGTAATATAGATGAATATCCTGTAAGTGAATTTGCCCGCAACGTATTCAAGTACGTACGCAAGGGGCATGTGAAGACCGATGAGCACTGGACACGCAATTGGAAGCGTGCCCGCCTCATCTGGGAAATAGGAAAGGAGGAATAA